Proteins from a single region of Esox lucius isolate fEsoLuc1 chromosome 13, fEsoLuc1.pri, whole genome shotgun sequence:
- the tctn2 gene encoding tectonic-2 isoform X2, translated as MANILSTPCAWIFFIVLIKDAKSNVVFQPSYIVTPGPRVSAFLLGNISGISLTLSSLSPFNSSGRLPPPTCSEELTHWVLTQDLVDKTTVRVQLSLNRSLILCRNNDTNTDCCPEPLCLLETLRVSACLENTPQASLLIQAKIYAQVYPTDPVSDNKTVIPNQVYRPLGSCPCDLTLGACDVRCCCDKDCSPEVLKLFVSQCLMGPFGGEVSPVPDYLCRAQSVENAPDWFPFLCVISPPDNNPFLGLFYEGDTITPVPRPSFQTPVLSAALPKDNYRQGDPIFTTSDQYITIPQKSLVGQCVDHAPVAFLKNVQAQCVTRLLSCPTGPPLQTTPTELKVQVRDGQRGVVTVDVTDEMAVDLSPFVSSPLVGDGVPLCENVTLALDYKFFWKGNGLTNITLTRTLGNVPSVNVALTSRYSVVFLNGDALSQPISGNPDYQVGRLVIGGVEDTLGNSTVIHRAPVSLWKPGSGLCGSAEMRPVLFGENSTAGCLLPVNLQNLTQCSMVRETVASLQRALIPATLIAKNGDPHFLSLTDWLNITFVELNSSQPMGGGTGTCSGIPSHRHIHIMSFATQVGGLPQWEIQGVEVSDHVSTWKMECGGGDPTPCLDQVVTQFFPVTFSITFSDIPINIGPPKTRFQINFTEYDCDRNDVCWPQLAFPLTKYYTGESYSLSLAKGLTLVFFFITASLLGTPWKQIRQAWRSASI; from the exons ATGGCTAATATACTTTCTACACCATGTGCAtggatattttttattgttttaattaaggACGCAAAAAGCAATGTCG TTTTTCAGCCGTCGTATATCGTTACACCCGGCCCCAGAGTTTCAGCTTTCTTGCTTGGAAATATATCTGGCATATCGCTGACCCTGAGTTCTCTATCGCCCTTTAATTCCTCGG GTCGCCTTCCACCCCCAACCTGCTCAGAAGAGCTGACGCACTGGGTTCTCACACAGGATTTGGTGGACAAG ACTACAGTGCGAGTTCAGCTCAGTCTGAACCGCAGTCTTATCCTGTGTCGTAACAATGATACAAACACAGACTGCTGTCCTGAACCCTTGTGTTTGCTGGAGACCCTccgtgtgtctgcctgtctggagAACACACCTCAAGCCTCACTGCTTATCCAAGCTAAGATTTATGCCCAGGTCTATCCTACTGACCCTGTGTCTG ATAACAAAACAGTTATCCCCAACCAAGTATACCGTCCCCTGGGCTCCTGTCCCTGTGACCTCACATTGGGAGCCTGTGATGTGCGCTGCTGCTGTGACAAG GACTGTTCCCCTGAAGTTTTGAAGCTGTTTGTGTCCCAGTGTCTCATGGGCCCTTTTGGAGGGGAAGTCTCTCCAGTTCCTGATTACCTGTGCCGTGCACAGTCAGTTGAAAATGCCCCAGATTGGTTTCCATTTCTCTGTGTTATCTCCCCGCCTGACAACAATCCCTTTCTCGGACTGTTTTATGAAGGGGACACAAT CACACCAGTGCCAAGGCCGTCTTTCCAAACACCAGTGCTATCAGCTGCACTGCCCAAAGACAACTACCGTCAGGGGGATCCTATATTCACCACAAGTGATCAGTATATCACCATACCTCAG AAGTCCCTAGTTGGTCAGTGTGTAGATCATGCCCCTGTGGCATTTTTGAAAAACGTCCAAGCGCAGTGTGTAACCCGTCTCCTGTCCTGCCCCACTGGACCTCCCCTACAGACAACACCAACTGAGCTGAAGGTACAAGTGAGGGATGGCCAACGAG GTGTAGTCACAGTGGATGTCACAGATGAAATGGCTGTTGACTTGAGCCCCTTTGTCTCAAGTCCACTGGTTGGAGATGGAGTACCACTGTGTGAAAATGTGACCCTGGCATTAGATTACAAATTCTTCTGGAAAGGGAATGGTCTAACAAATATTACACTTACCCGAACACTTGGAAATGTCCCTTCTGTTAATG TTGCTTTGACATCCAGGTATTCAGTTGTGTTTCTGAATGGAGATGCTTTGTCACAGCCCATCTCAGGAAATCCAG ATTACCAAGTGGGCAGGCTTGTGATTGGTGGAGTTGAGGACACCTTGGGGAATAGCACAGTCATACATAGGGCCCCAGTCAGTCTTTGGAAGCCAG GCAGCGGACTTTGTGGCTCTGCAGAGATGAGGCCAGTTTTGTTTGGAGAGAACTCAACTGCAGGATGTCTGTTACCCGTGAACCTACAGAACCTGACCCAATGTAGTATGGTCAG AGAGACTGTTGCATCTCTTCAGAGGGCACTGATCCCAGCAACACTCATAGCCAAGAATGGAGACCCACATTTCCTGagcctgactgactggttgaatATTACCT TTGTGGAACTAAACTCCAGCCAACCCATGGGGGGTGGTACTGGCACATGTTCTGGGATTCCCTCCCATAGACACATCCACATTATGAGCTTTGCGACACAGGTGGGGGGGTTGCCTCAGTGGGAGATACAAGGAGTGGAGGTCAG TGACCATGTATCCACTTGGAAAATGGAATGTGGAGGGGGTGACCCAACCCCTTGTTTAGACCAAGTTGTGACTCAGTTTTTCCCTGTCACATTCTCGATTACCTTCAGTGATATCCCTATCAACATCGGGCCACCCAAAACAAG GTTTCAAATTAACTTTACGGAGTATGACTGTGACAGGAATGATGTGTGCTGGCCCCAACTTGCCTTCCCCCTTACCAAGTATTACACAG GTGAGTCGTATTCCCTGTCTCTGGCCAAGGGCCTAACCCTTGTGTTTTTCTTCATCACTGCCTCTCTTCTTGGGACACCATGGAAACAGATCCGACAGGCATGGAGAAGTGCTTCTATCTAA
- the tctn2 gene encoding tectonic-2 isoform X1 produces the protein MANILSTPCAWIFFIVLIKDAKSNVVFQPSYIVTPGPRVSAFLLGNISGISLTLSSLSPFNSSGRLPPPTCSEELTHWVLTQDLVDKTTVRVQLSLNRSLILCRNNDTNTDCCPEPLCLLETLRVSACLENTPQASLLIQAKIYAQVYPTDPVSDNKTVIPNQVYRPLGSCPCDLTLGACDVRCCCDKDCSPEVLKLFVSQCLMGPFGGEVSPVPDYLCRAQSVENAPDWFPFLCVISPPDNNPFLGLFYEGDTITPVPRPSFQTPVLSAALPKDNYRQGDPIFTTSDQYITIPQKSLVGQCVDHAPVAFLKNVQAQCVTRLLSCPTGPPLQTTPTELKVQVRDGQRGVVTVDVTDEMAVDLSPFVSSPLVGDGVPLCENVTLALDYKFFWKGNGLTNITLTRTLGNVPSVNVALTSRYSVVFLNGDALSQPISGNPDYQVGRLVIGGVEDTLGNSTVIHRAPVSLWKPVGSGLCGSAEMRPVLFGENSTAGCLLPVNLQNLTQCSMVRETVASLQRALIPATLIAKNGDPHFLSLTDWLNITFVELNSSQPMGGGTGTCSGIPSHRHIHIMSFATQVGGLPQWEIQGVEVSDHVSTWKMECGGGDPTPCLDQVVTQFFPVTFSITFSDIPINIGPPKTRFQINFTEYDCDRNDVCWPQLAFPLTKYYTGESYSLSLAKGLTLVFFFITASLLGTPWKQIRQAWRSASI, from the exons ATGGCTAATATACTTTCTACACCATGTGCAtggatattttttattgttttaattaaggACGCAAAAAGCAATGTCG TTTTTCAGCCGTCGTATATCGTTACACCCGGCCCCAGAGTTTCAGCTTTCTTGCTTGGAAATATATCTGGCATATCGCTGACCCTGAGTTCTCTATCGCCCTTTAATTCCTCGG GTCGCCTTCCACCCCCAACCTGCTCAGAAGAGCTGACGCACTGGGTTCTCACACAGGATTTGGTGGACAAG ACTACAGTGCGAGTTCAGCTCAGTCTGAACCGCAGTCTTATCCTGTGTCGTAACAATGATACAAACACAGACTGCTGTCCTGAACCCTTGTGTTTGCTGGAGACCCTccgtgtgtctgcctgtctggagAACACACCTCAAGCCTCACTGCTTATCCAAGCTAAGATTTATGCCCAGGTCTATCCTACTGACCCTGTGTCTG ATAACAAAACAGTTATCCCCAACCAAGTATACCGTCCCCTGGGCTCCTGTCCCTGTGACCTCACATTGGGAGCCTGTGATGTGCGCTGCTGCTGTGACAAG GACTGTTCCCCTGAAGTTTTGAAGCTGTTTGTGTCCCAGTGTCTCATGGGCCCTTTTGGAGGGGAAGTCTCTCCAGTTCCTGATTACCTGTGCCGTGCACAGTCAGTTGAAAATGCCCCAGATTGGTTTCCATTTCTCTGTGTTATCTCCCCGCCTGACAACAATCCCTTTCTCGGACTGTTTTATGAAGGGGACACAAT CACACCAGTGCCAAGGCCGTCTTTCCAAACACCAGTGCTATCAGCTGCACTGCCCAAAGACAACTACCGTCAGGGGGATCCTATATTCACCACAAGTGATCAGTATATCACCATACCTCAG AAGTCCCTAGTTGGTCAGTGTGTAGATCATGCCCCTGTGGCATTTTTGAAAAACGTCCAAGCGCAGTGTGTAACCCGTCTCCTGTCCTGCCCCACTGGACCTCCCCTACAGACAACACCAACTGAGCTGAAGGTACAAGTGAGGGATGGCCAACGAG GTGTAGTCACAGTGGATGTCACAGATGAAATGGCTGTTGACTTGAGCCCCTTTGTCTCAAGTCCACTGGTTGGAGATGGAGTACCACTGTGTGAAAATGTGACCCTGGCATTAGATTACAAATTCTTCTGGAAAGGGAATGGTCTAACAAATATTACACTTACCCGAACACTTGGAAATGTCCCTTCTGTTAATG TTGCTTTGACATCCAGGTATTCAGTTGTGTTTCTGAATGGAGATGCTTTGTCACAGCCCATCTCAGGAAATCCAG ATTACCAAGTGGGCAGGCTTGTGATTGGTGGAGTTGAGGACACCTTGGGGAATAGCACAGTCATACATAGGGCCCCAGTCAGTCTTTGGAAGCCAG TAGGCAGCGGACTTTGTGGCTCTGCAGAGATGAGGCCAGTTTTGTTTGGAGAGAACTCAACTGCAGGATGTCTGTTACCCGTGAACCTACAGAACCTGACCCAATGTAGTATGGTCAG AGAGACTGTTGCATCTCTTCAGAGGGCACTGATCCCAGCAACACTCATAGCCAAGAATGGAGACCCACATTTCCTGagcctgactgactggttgaatATTACCT TTGTGGAACTAAACTCCAGCCAACCCATGGGGGGTGGTACTGGCACATGTTCTGGGATTCCCTCCCATAGACACATCCACATTATGAGCTTTGCGACACAGGTGGGGGGGTTGCCTCAGTGGGAGATACAAGGAGTGGAGGTCAG TGACCATGTATCCACTTGGAAAATGGAATGTGGAGGGGGTGACCCAACCCCTTGTTTAGACCAAGTTGTGACTCAGTTTTTCCCTGTCACATTCTCGATTACCTTCAGTGATATCCCTATCAACATCGGGCCACCCAAAACAAG GTTTCAAATTAACTTTACGGAGTATGACTGTGACAGGAATGATGTGTGCTGGCCCCAACTTGCCTTCCCCCTTACCAAGTATTACACAG GTGAGTCGTATTCCCTGTCTCTGGCCAAGGGCCTAACCCTTGTGTTTTTCTTCATCACTGCCTCTCTTCTTGGGACACCATGGAAACAGATCCGACAGGCATGGAGAAGTGCTTCTATCTAA